From the genome of Medicago truncatula cultivar Jemalong A17 chromosome 2, MtrunA17r5.0-ANR, whole genome shotgun sequence:
TTCTTGAATAAGTTGCTTGTTTCTCCTGAAGAGTCGAACCAAACAATTTAAGCATGTTGCAAATCAAGAAAACAAACATGGCACCAATAGCTACTATAGTTTATAGATTCATATCCATATCCATATGCATTAGTTTACCTATATAAATCTGAATTTTTGTACAAATCGGTAAAGTCAACACCCAAATTAAGTTCTTGTGCTGTAGTTGTAACTTCCAACATCCATGTTGCTGGGTTATATCCATCTTTGATTTTACTAACTCCGTCAATGCTCTGGACAATGAAAGTTATTTGAAAACTTCAGTAACCAGTTACAATCAAGAAAGAGAGTCATTCACTTAAGGTAATATTAAACTAAAGTAGGATCCTACCTCGAAATACTTGATCAAATGAGTAGAATGACGACCCAGTGGTCCAACATATATTTCTTGTCCTCCACGCTTCATAAGGAATAGCTAGAAGTGCATATGGATAATGTCAGATTCAAGTCTAATGAAGAGGAAAAGAACTATAAAAGGAAGCTTCATTTGTCATTGATATTTATTATGATTATTCACTACATACCTCATCAAATGCTTCAAATATGTCAATGCTAGGTTGATGGATGGTACACACAACTGTTCTTCCCGTGTCCACTGTGTTCCTTACAGTTCGCATAACAATTGCAGCCGCTCTAGCATCTAAACCAGAAGTAGGCTCATCCATGAAAATTATAGATGGATTAGCCACAAGTTCGACTGCAATAGTCAGTCTCTTGCGCTGTTCAGTTGAGAGACCACTCACACCAGGCAAACCAACTAGAGAGTTCCTCAACGAGTTCAGCTCCACTAGATCCATGACTTCATCAATAAACATCTGCAACCATTTGTAATGTTCATTAAGTAAGGTCAACAAATGTAAACAAAGCCACGCCGAATAAAGCACGTGCTAACTAACCTTTCTGGTGTTGGAATCAACTCCTGAAGGTAAACGAAGCCACGCCGAATAAAGCAAAGACTCATAAACTGTAACATGCGGTGAATGGATATCATTCTGCTCACAGTAGCCAGAAATTCTAGCAAATGTTTCTTGCTTTTTAGGGTACCCAGAAACCTTGATGTCTCCATCAATATATCCACCTGTTTTCCTACCAGCCAGAACATCCATCAGAGTTGTTTTACCAGCTCCACTTACACCCATCAAAGCTGTGAGAACACCGGGCCTGAATGCACCACTAACACCCTTCAAAAGCACTAATCTGTCTTCTCTAACACCTTGCTCCTTCATTTCCTGCCAGTTGAAATAAAAGTCATGTGAGAAAagttattattgtttgagaaaatATGAATTGTTAAAGATATCTAAAAGCCGAACGTATCAGTTTGTGCGAATCTTACCACTGGCATATCAACAGAGTATACAATATCATCAAAAGTGATAGAATGTGGTTCAAATGGAAGAACCAttccctttttctttccatGGCTGGACTCTGTAACAGAATCAGCTCTTCCTGAACTTTCTGAAAGACAATAAGAAAAATGTTCAGCTACTAAACTATATGATAAACTACAATATGTTTGCCTTCATGAGTGATATCTGATATGCATATAATCAGGAAAGCTCACCAATACGTGGTAATTCAACTTCTTGTACGGTAGATGAATCATCTTCTGAATCTTCAGTTATTGTTGCACTAGGCTTATCAAATGGGCCTAGTACAGCGAGAGCCACACCAAACGCCACGTTGAAAAGAAAGACAAATCCAACCAATCCCCCAACGCCTATCCAATACCAATATGCATGTGGGAAGAACCCTCGGGTATCGAGATAATCTTTTCCCAAATCAGCAGTAGCCTATAATtaagtatataaaataaattaggctTGCAAATTTCTCAAACAAAAGTAGATGAATTATGAAGTTGCAAGCAAGCTCAAGTAATTAATTACATTGTGCCAACTGTGCCCAAGAAATTCATTGGCCATCAAAGCATTCTGCCCATACATCAAAGGTGAGATCCAGTAACCCCAAATCCACCAGCCTTTGATATCCTCTGTTACAATAGCAATAAAATGTAAGAAACATTAATTAGCTAAGGTTTCATTtccttacaaaaaattaaatttaataagatttttatcattttttgttaaaattaaatgtgTTAGTCAATTTAACTTACTTCTTGAGAGAATGAAGCCACCCAATGACAGAAATGTGAGAAGTGCAAAGGACCCAAATGTATTGGCAACAATCATGTTTCTACCCAGGGATGCGATGGCTCGGAACAATCCTGAAGCCATCTGACTCATGAAAAACAACACAACGAACTGCTTGAACATCCTGCCAAAAATTCAAGACCTCACATCATAAGTAACACACAAATGCAAACTAGATAGTAGAAGTGACGTTCAATACTACATTCTCCAAACAGAATAAAAGAAACTTCTTTTACCTTCCAACATTTGGATCAAATCCAATAACATAGTAGGTAAGAAACACCCAAAGAGAAACTTCCATTAATGAAACGGGAATCTTGAGAATCCACGAAGGAATAGCATATGCCCATGAGGGATAAAATAGAAGGTCTCGTTGCTTGTAGTAAACAGGAAGCTTAGCAATGGTCATAGAAATCTCAGACATTCCATTAAACATCATCGTTACTAGTGTGAAAAACAAAGCACCGGCATAAACACCCGCATCATCCTGATCATTGCGATGCATCTCAGTCCGAAAAAACAGTGTCATTGCTATCAATGCCATGATGAAAAGCTGAAAAACAAAGCATGAAGAGTAAACAGTTATGTCACAGAAAATCATGGTCATGaatgtataaatgaaaaagaatttcTATTTCACTTATATAAAAGAGCGGGATAGATTCCAAACCTGAGTTAGCTTGAAGATGTAAACAAACGAATTCCTTTTCATGAGCAAATACTCTCTTGAGAAGTTAGCCTTTAAAAGCTCCGTCTTGTTGAGACCATACTCTTTGGTGGTCAAAGCAGCTGGATGGCTCTTCGTCTTGTCAAATGGTACGGAAAGCTCCTCAGCAAGTTTCCTACCAATATGGAAGGATTGAAACGCCTCAGCGAATTGAGTAACAGTTACAAATCTGTATGGTTGATCTCTGCGCACCCAGTACTGTGCTTGATCCTTTTTGGAAGTTACTTCTTGAAGAAAGTCAGCAGCACCTTTCCTTTCAGGACATTTGAAACCCATTGTTTCAAAAAAGTCAAGAACATATTCGCGGGGGCCATGGTATACAACTTGGCCATCAGAAATTAAGATAATGTCATCAAAAAGATCATAAGTCTCAGGTGCTGGTTGGAGCAGTGATATAACTGCAGTGCCATTCATAATGTGAACATATTGTCTCAGAGAGCTCACAATCTGAAAAGTAGTGGAACTGTCCAGCCCAGTAGAAATTTCATCCATGAACAATGCATTGGCTGGTCCAACCAACATCTCTCCTGTAGTTACACGCTTCCTCTGTCCTCCAGAGATACCACGTAACATTTCATCTCCCACCATGGTATCCGCGCATATATCCAACCCCAAAATCTACAAAATTATACAATATAAAACTTAATACCGTTGGCTTGtaaaaaattcaacatacaACATGAAACATAACTTTATTATGGCATGCAAGACATGATAAAGCCCATGCAAGGACAATGTAAATTGGGagtaaccaataaaaaatgcaatgagtttaattttgatacattgtcAATTAAAAAGTTTTATACTGTCAACTAATCACTTTATTAGTACTTATGAATAAAGTCGGACGTTTTTATTGAACTGGCGATTATGAGAGGCTAAGTATAATAATTGAACTATATTTAAGTCTTACCTTGAGTACATAATCTGTTGAAATGCTATACTCCTGACCTTCAGTTGCAATTGCCtgttatatcaaaataaaattagagatgCAAAGATAGTATAGTATATCAATTACTATACCATTACCGATATTGATTGATAATAGCTTATTTAATGCATACCTTCATGTAGACATCAATATCTGGGTCAGGCTTAATGTTTGCTGCCTTCTCTCTTCTAGAAAGCTCGGATAGCATGTCTGTTGGATcccaaaaataattaacaagttaAGCTTTAGCCACATTTCaaattagattttaaaaaacattaactAGGTAGTAAAAATAGACTAACCATAACGTGATCCAACTCCTTGGCACCTTGCTGAGAAAGCCAAGGTTTCCCTCACAGTCATTTCTCCAATATGAACATCATGTTGGCTTATATAGGCAGCAGTTCTTTGAGGTACAAACTCATTCAGTCCATGGCCATTGTAAGTCACACTCCCAGTTAGCTGTACAAATTAAGCATTCGGCATCCAAGTTAGATAATTTTAGATATAAAGTTTACCACCTTTGATCTACAAGTGagttatatgattttatttaccTGGAGACTTGGATCAAGCTTTCCAGATAAGGCTAAAAGAAGTGTGGTCTTTCCTGAACCAGGAGGACCTAAAAGTAGTGTCATCCTACGAGGTTTAACGATTCCGCTAACATCTTTAAGAATTGACACATGCCTCTTTTTGGTTGGGATGATATGAAGAAAATTCAATACCCCctgaaaaaaaagatatatatatatatatatatatttttatttgggaGACTCaactgcaaaaataaaaaaaatagaaatagaaaaagcCTTCAGCATCAATTTTCAGGTTCTGATATCTATCCCTACCTCTACAACATTAGTAGCAGCATTAATGAAACTAGGCAAAGCTCTACTTCCCACAAACGCTTCAGCATCAATTTTCAGGTTCTGGTATCGAACTTCAATTGTTGGAATATCAAGTCCAACTCtataatgagaagaaaaaacacaaaacatgtTGAGTTATGAGAGAAATAAGATCAAAAGAAAACAATGAAgcaaaaaaagtacattttctATAATAGTTACCTATCAACTCTTTCCTTGACCTTCAACAGAAACCTTTCATTATCCTCTTCAGCAACCTTAACCAACCTCTCCAAAAGTTTCTGCTTTTCTTGAAAAGCAAGATCACCAACATCAACTTCATGAGCACCTCCATGAGAAGCTGTCAACAAACCTTTTCTTAGACGATTATAAGTAGGTAGCTTTTCAAGTGCAGCCCATTTGAgagcttcttcatcatcttcttctcgAGATGATTTAGAGAAAACCTCAACTCCACTCTGTCTCCAAACAGTTGAACTTCTTGCTCTTAAACTATTAGTAGCTCTGTATATATCAGTCCCTTCCATTTTTGCTGTTATGAAACAGCTTTAACACAAGCTTGTgtgtttctgatttttctttttaagacaATGTTATTATGAATTGAACCCAAACAATAAACTAAATGAAGTGTAGAATATAATGAAAGAATGAAAGAatgatgaatggaaaaaaaCTTGTTGTATTGATGTTTCTTTGTGGAAAAGGAAATGAATATGGAATGAGAAAACATGTTTGTATATATACTACCTTTGATTCCAAAGAAGTGGCGGCAATGGAGAGTCAAACGTTGAAATTTACGTGTTTTTTAGAAGGGACAGGAGAGAAATATATGTCAAATGGTCAAATAATGAAGGAGGACTAGACTAGGCATCTTGGTTGGTCATCATGAGGAAACTTCGTCCTACATGACATGTTAAGGTGTCTAACTTGTTGTGGGCCCTATTCAGAGTAAAGTGCACGGCCTTCTCGAACAAAGTAGGTTCTAAACATTAAATCAAACTATTATGTGATCACAttcttcaaaatcaattcataaaacatcTGCAATATCTATTTTACATTAATGattacatgcatttttttttggtagaaaagtTTTATACTTTCGCtacataaaaattaatctttgcaaataattcaaaaaatgaaatcagggcaatatatttttcatagatATTATAGGACTAAAACAAGTCGGCTTAAGCCATATTATACAAcgaaaaataatagagaaataaatactactaataagaatcaaatcaaagaaaaaacaagagaataccattccaataaaaaaaacggTAGTTAGGAATCAACTATAATTATCTCAGCAGCGACGTCATTTCTTTTCATGTTTCAAAAAACATAATGTTTGAAAAGTTGGAATTTCACATGTTTACTGTTTTATAGTCCTCACTTCCAAAATATTGACAACTAGAACAATCATAACCTTGACATTTAACTcgtgtatattttttttgctccaaacataactttttttttccaaccaAGTTTAACGGTTTTTTCTTGTGTGTAAAGTTTCACGGTTTTAttgaccgaaaaaaaaaaaaatcagtaatttgatcatt
Proteins encoded in this window:
- the LOC120575725 gene encoding pleiotropic drug resistance protein 1, which produces MEGTDIYRATNSLRARSSTVWRQSGVEVFSKSSREEDDEEALKWAALEKLPTYNRLRKGLLTASHGGAHEVDVGDLAFQEKQKLLERLVKVAEEDNERFLLKVKERVDRVGLDIPTIEVRYQNLKIDAEAFVGSRALPSFINAATNVVEGVLNFLHIIPTKKRHVSILKDVSGIVKPRRMTLLLGPPGSGKTTLLLALSGKLDPSLQLTGSVTYNGHGLNEFVPQRTAAYISQHDVHIGEMTVRETLAFSARCQGVGSRYDMLSELSRREKAANIKPDPDIDVYMKAIATEGQEYSISTDYVLKILGLDICADTMVGDEMLRGISGGQRKRVTTGEMLVGPANALFMDEISTGLDSSTTFQIVSSLRQYVHIMNGTAVISLLQPAPETYDLFDDIILISDGQVVYHGPREYVLDFFETMGFKCPERKGAADFLQEVTSKKDQAQYWVRRDQPYRFVTVTQFAEAFQSFHIGRKLAEELSVPFDKTKSHPAALTTKEYGLNKTELLKANFSREYLLMKRNSFVYIFKLTQLFIMALIAMTLFFRTEMHRNDQDDAGVYAGALFFTLVTMMFNGMSEISMTIAKLPVYYKQRDLLFYPSWAYAIPSWILKIPVSLMEVSLWVFLTYYVIGFDPNVGRMFKQFVVLFFMSQMASGLFRAIASLGRNMIVANTFGSFALLTFLSLGGFILSRKDIKGWWIWGYWISPLMYGQNALMANEFLGHSWHNATADLGKDYLDTRGFFPHAYWYWIGVGGLVGFVFLFNVAFGVALAVLGPFDKPSATITEDSEDDSSTVQEVELPRIESSGRADSVTESSHGKKKGMVLPFEPHSITFDDIVYSVDMPVEMKEQGVREDRLVLLKGVSGAFRPGVLTALMGVSGAGKTTLMDVLAGRKTGGYIDGDIKVSGYPKKQETFARISGYCEQNDIHSPHVTVYESLLYSAWLRLPSGVDSNTRKMFIDEVMDLVELNSLRNSLVGLPGVSGLSTEQRKRLTIAVELVANPSIIFMDEPTSGLDARAAAIVMRTVRNTVDTGRTVVCTIHQPSIDIFEAFDELFLMKRGGQEIYVGPLGRHSTHLIKYFESIDGVSKIKDGYNPATWMLEVTTTAQELNLGVDFTDLYKNSDLYRRNKQLIQELSVPAPGSKDLHFPTQFSQSFLVQCQACLWKQRWSYWRNPPYTAVRFFFTTFIGLMFGTMFWDLGGKHSSRQDLLNAVGSMYTAVLFLGVQNSSSVQPVVAVERTVFYREKAAGMYSALPYAFSQILVELPYVFAQAVIYGVIVYAMIGFDWTAEKFLWYLFFMYFTLLYFTFYGMMAVAVTPNHHVASIVAAAFYAIWNLFSGFVVPRPSIPIWWRWYYWACPVAWTIYGLVASQFGDITTVMSTEGGKDVKTFLDDFFGIQHDFIGWCALVVGGIAVGFAFIFAVAIKSFNFQKR